The Desulfuromonas thiophila genome contains a region encoding:
- the pal gene encoding peptidoglycan-associated lipoprotein Pal — translation MKAFKLLIVLSCAALLAAGCAKPYKATDKVPTNSCDPAEEVPSYAVAAEPVSEAAAAPAATAELQRIHFDFDQHVLRPDARETLQQNARYLEINPQTGLVIEGHCDERGSDEYNLALGERRAKAAAEYLKALGIAPERLRTLSYGEEMPLVRASNEEAWAMNRRAEFNPQQ, via the coding sequence ATGAAAGCGTTTAAGCTCCTCATCGTTCTGTCCTGTGCTGCCCTGCTGGCTGCTGGCTGCGCCAAGCCCTACAAGGCAACGGACAAGGTTCCGACCAACAGCTGCGATCCGGCCGAAGAGGTTCCGTCCTACGCCGTCGCGGCCGAGCCGGTCAGCGAAGCGGCAGCGGCTCCGGCGGCTACAGCCGAACTGCAGCGGATTCACTTCGATTTCGACCAGCATGTCCTGCGTCCTGACGCCCGCGAGACCCTGCAGCAGAACGCCCGCTACCTCGAAATCAATCCGCAGACCGGCCTGGTCATCGAAGGCCACTGCGACGAGCGTGGTTCGGACGAGTACAACCTGGCCCTGGGTGAGCGCCGCGCCAAGGCCGCTGCCGAGTACCTCAAGGCTCTCGGCATTGCACCGGAGCGCCTGCGCACCCTGTCTTACGGCGAAGAAATGCCGCTGGTGCGCGCTTCCAACGAGGAAGCCTGGGCAATGAACCGCCGCGCCGAGTTCAACCCCCAGCAGTAA
- the glmS gene encoding glutamine--fructose-6-phosphate transaminase (isomerizing): MCGIVGYIGHQQAVPLIVDGLRRLEYRGYDSAGICVLGPDQQLKTLRAKGKLAQLEQQLAQQALPGTLAIGHTRWATHGKPSEDNAHPHRAGGFVVVHNGIIENYLVLKQQLSAHGHQFRSQTDSEIIAHLIEEAYKQSADFPAAVCQALKQLRGTYAIAVLCDQHPDLLIAARNGSPLVLGNGEGEFFLGSDIPAILSHTRDMIFLNDGEVALLRRAELQIVDLDGNRRPYQSKTITWSPLMAEKSGYRHFMLKEIHEQPRAIADTLAGRISENKAEIILNDIQLSTSCLTGIDRLYLIACGTSWHAALVGKFLIEKLARIPVEVDIASEFRYRDPLINSRCLTLVISQSGETADTLAALRQARTQGAPVLAICNVVESSIARESDGVIYTHAGPEIGVASTKAFTTQLIALVLFTLFLAQQRKTLADSQRQELIAALMSLPRLVEEVLQLDEAIEQTVRPYLHARDFLYLGRGNQYPIALEGALKLKEISYIHAEGYPAGEMKHGPIALIDEDLPVLVLAIKNATFAKVCANLEEVHARGGQIFIVSDCDCSDLRALAREYFIIPTTHDDLMPILTSIPLQLLAYHLAVLKGTDVDQPRNLAKSVTVE; the protein is encoded by the coding sequence ATGTGTGGAATTGTCGGCTATATCGGTCATCAGCAGGCTGTCCCCCTGATTGTCGACGGCCTGCGACGGCTGGAATATCGTGGCTATGATTCGGCCGGCATCTGCGTCTTGGGCCCCGATCAGCAACTCAAAACCCTGCGTGCCAAGGGTAAATTGGCCCAACTGGAACAGCAATTGGCTCAACAGGCCCTGCCCGGAACCCTTGCCATCGGCCATACCCGCTGGGCCACACACGGTAAACCCTCGGAAGATAACGCTCACCCGCACCGGGCCGGCGGTTTTGTTGTGGTCCACAACGGTATCATCGAAAACTATCTGGTACTCAAGCAGCAGCTAAGTGCCCATGGCCATCAGTTCCGCTCGCAGACCGACAGTGAAATCATTGCTCATCTGATCGAGGAAGCCTACAAACAGTCGGCTGACTTCCCTGCAGCTGTCTGCCAGGCCCTCAAGCAGTTGCGCGGTACCTATGCCATCGCGGTTCTCTGTGATCAGCACCCTGATCTATTGATCGCCGCCCGCAATGGCTCACCGCTGGTGTTGGGAAACGGCGAAGGGGAATTCTTTCTCGGCTCCGACATTCCAGCCATTCTATCTCATACCCGCGACATGATTTTTCTCAACGACGGCGAAGTGGCCCTGTTACGCCGAGCGGAACTTCAAATCGTCGATCTTGATGGCAACAGGCGGCCTTACCAGAGCAAAACCATCACTTGGAGTCCGCTGATGGCGGAAAAAAGTGGTTATCGCCATTTCATGCTCAAGGAAATCCATGAACAGCCACGTGCCATTGCCGACACTCTGGCCGGACGCATCAGTGAAAACAAGGCCGAGATCATCCTCAACGATATTCAACTCAGCACGTCCTGTCTTACAGGAATCGACCGGCTTTATCTCATAGCTTGCGGTACCTCGTGGCACGCCGCCCTGGTCGGTAAATTTCTGATCGAAAAACTGGCGCGCATTCCGGTCGAGGTGGATATTGCCAGTGAGTTTCGCTACCGCGACCCCTTGATCAACAGCCGCTGCCTGACCCTGGTTATCAGCCAAAGTGGCGAAACTGCCGATACTCTTGCCGCTCTGCGGCAAGCACGGACCCAAGGAGCACCAGTACTCGCCATTTGCAATGTGGTTGAGTCGTCCATTGCCCGGGAAAGCGACGGGGTTATCTATACTCATGCCGGTCCGGAAATTGGCGTGGCCTCGACCAAGGCCTTTACAACTCAATTGATAGCATTAGTGCTTTTTACCCTGTTTCTTGCCCAGCAGCGAAAAACTTTGGCGGATTCACAGCGCCAAGAACTGATCGCCGCACTGATGAGCTTGCCACGGCTTGTAGAAGAGGTTCTGCAACTGGATGAAGCCATTGAACAAACGGTGCGCCCTTACCTGCACGCCCGCGATTTTCTGTATCTTGGCCGCGGCAATCAGTATCCGATTGCGCTGGAAGGAGCTCTCAAACTCAAGGAGATTTCCTACATTCATGCCGAAGGTTATCCCGCCGGTGAGATGAAGCATGGTCCGATCGCCCTGATTGACGAAGACCTGCCGGTTTTGGTCCTGGCAATAAAAAATGCCACCTTTGCCAAGGTTTGCGCCAACCTGGAAGAGGTTCACGCCCGCGGAGGACAAATTTTCATTGTCAGTGATTGCGATTGCTCTGATTTACGGGCCTTGGCGCGGGAATATTTTATCATTCCCACTACCCATGACGATTTAATGCCGATTCTAACCAGCATTCCTCTGCAGTTGCTGGCCTACCATTTGGCCGTACTTAAAGGCACCGATGTCGACCAGCCGCGCAACTTGGCGAAGTCAGTCACTGTGGAATAA
- a CDS encoding MXAN_5187 C-terminal domain-containing protein, translating into MDERRRLTQNLTDLEQQLADLRLQYEQYFAGVEKRAPLRARETLERQLRQLTRRPVMQTELRLRLQNLSARFYSYASLWERLQRQLDEGRQQRGNSRPLSRTETPTSPGQQLYQEYLAVCRQCQVPASLGDVGQIERLLEQQRRKIEEKYGAVQCSFRVVNENGRPVIRAQIKRP; encoded by the coding sequence ATGGACGAGCGTCGGCGTCTGACCCAAAATTTGACGGATCTTGAACAGCAGCTGGCTGATCTGCGATTGCAGTATGAACAATACTTTGCCGGTGTGGAAAAACGGGCGCCACTGCGGGCTCGGGAAACCCTGGAACGGCAGTTGCGCCAGTTGACTCGCCGGCCGGTGATGCAGACCGAGCTGCGGTTGCGGCTGCAGAATCTGTCGGCCCGGTTCTACAGTTATGCCAGCCTGTGGGAGCGCCTTCAGCGCCAGCTTGACGAAGGACGCCAGCAGCGAGGTAACAGCCGGCCGTTGTCCCGGACGGAAACGCCAACAAGCCCCGGTCAGCAGCTCTATCAGGAGTATCTGGCCGTTTGCCGGCAATGTCAGGTGCCGGCCAGCTTGGGCGATGTCGGCCAGATCGAGCGTCTGCTGGAACAGCAGCGCCGCAAAATCGAGGAAAAATATGGAGCGGTGCAATGCAGCTTCCGGGTGGTGAACGAGAACGGTCGGCCGGTTATCCGGGCGCAGATCAAACGTCCCTGA
- a CDS encoding B12-binding domain-containing radical SAM protein codes for MVPLPRVLWLSWHVRPSPQAVALAAGSIIAALPESWRAQMPVVELYGPAGADAFWPEVDRLQPDWVAFSIAVWNHDWCLALARQLRQRFPRLRLLAGGPQVSARPDDLAALALFDVLFCGAGEYLFAEMIRNYLAGAPLPTLLRADGGNSFGPSPWLTQTLPLRSGLLWETARGCPFRCAYCYDGGGRHKVEILPLERLRQELRLFANGGVEQLWVLDSSFNVPTRRGQALLRCLLEEAPRLHYHLEAKAEYLDEAIVELLQQLSCSVQVGLQSIHPAVLQTIDRSLDAERFCAGLERLGNAGVTYGIDLIYGLPGDDYAGFCASVDAALSFQPNHLECFPLALLPGTRLAGQAEVLGLVAQPEPPYEIRATASLSADELLRCRRLAAAIQLFYNNGRAMAYFGLLCEALQQQPASFLADFGAWLDARGQLLVGDQCAEPPMVELMAQQEAFVRCQFAAAGLTDLIPMAVDLIHFHRLWSDALLAADLPQAGRQTGFLHQVQLAAGVFVGQFHYAVRLYEEGWVDDLVEAVELYPAEADSAALFFRSLGRVCCQPIPAQLATWLQAAPAARGTLKVSARRQLQQLLVEGVCQLP; via the coding sequence ATGGTTCCGCTTCCTCGGGTACTGTGGCTCAGCTGGCATGTGCGACCGTCTCCTCAGGCTGTTGCCCTGGCAGCCGGCAGCATCATCGCCGCGCTGCCCGAGTCTTGGCGTGCACAAATGCCGGTGGTCGAACTCTATGGTCCCGCTGGTGCCGACGCGTTTTGGCCAGAGGTCGACAGGCTACAGCCTGACTGGGTCGCGTTCAGTATCGCCGTCTGGAATCATGACTGGTGTCTTGCCTTGGCGCGCCAGCTGCGGCAGCGTTTTCCCCGGCTGCGCCTGCTGGCCGGCGGTCCGCAAGTCAGTGCCCGGCCAGATGACCTGGCCGCTCTGGCACTGTTCGATGTGCTGTTTTGTGGTGCTGGTGAATATCTTTTTGCCGAGATGATCAGGAATTATCTGGCCGGAGCGCCGCTGCCGACATTGCTCAGGGCTGATGGGGGCAACAGCTTCGGCCCGTCTCCCTGGCTGACGCAAACCCTGCCGCTGCGATCCGGTCTGCTGTGGGAAACCGCCCGCGGCTGCCCGTTTCGTTGTGCCTACTGCTACGATGGCGGCGGTCGCCACAAGGTCGAAATCCTGCCGTTGGAGCGTTTGCGCCAGGAATTGCGGCTGTTTGCCAACGGCGGCGTGGAACAGCTGTGGGTACTGGATTCCAGCTTTAATGTGCCAACTCGGCGGGGCCAAGCGCTGTTGCGTTGTCTGCTGGAGGAGGCGCCGCGACTGCATTACCATCTTGAGGCCAAGGCTGAGTATCTTGACGAGGCCATCGTGGAATTGTTGCAGCAGCTGTCCTGTTCGGTGCAGGTTGGACTGCAGTCGATTCATCCGGCGGTGTTGCAGACCATCGATCGTTCGCTTGATGCTGAACGTTTCTGTGCCGGTCTGGAGCGGCTTGGCAATGCCGGTGTCACCTATGGTATTGATTTGATCTATGGTTTGCCCGGCGACGATTATGCCGGTTTTTGCGCCAGTGTCGATGCGGCTCTGTCGTTTCAGCCCAACCATCTCGAATGTTTTCCACTGGCGTTGCTTCCTGGTACCCGTCTGGCTGGTCAGGCCGAGGTTCTGGGGCTGGTGGCGCAGCCAGAACCGCCTTATGAAATCCGTGCCACGGCCAGCCTGTCAGCAGATGAACTGCTGCGCTGTCGCCGCTTGGCGGCAGCGATTCAGCTGTTTTATAACAATGGCCGCGCCATGGCCTATTTCGGCCTGCTGTGTGAAGCCCTGCAACAGCAACCAGCCAGCTTCCTGGCTGATTTTGGTGCCTGGCTGGACGCTCGTGGCCAACTTTTGGTCGGTGATCAGTGCGCAGAACCGCCCATGGTTGAATTGATGGCGCAACAGGAGGCATTCGTACGGTGTCAGTTCGCTGCGGCCGGGTTGACCGACCTGATTCCGATGGCGGTCGATCTGATCCATTTTCACCGGCTCTGGTCTGATGCGCTGTTGGCTGCTGATCTGCCCCAAGCGGGACGACAGACGGGCTTTCTGCACCAGGTACAACTGGCCGCCGGGGTTTTCGTGGGTCAGTTTCACTATGCTGTGAGGTTGTACGAGGAAGGCTGGGTGGACGATCTGGTGGAAGCTGTTGAACTGTATCCGGCCGAAGCGGACAGCGCGGCGCTGTTTTTCCGCAGCCTGGGACGGGTTTGTTGCCAGCCTATCCCGGCGCAACTGGCTACCTGGTTGCAGGCTGCTCCGGCAGCGCGCGGCACGCTCAAGGTTTCCGCGCGGCGTCAGCTGCAACAGCTGCTGGTTGAGGGCGTCTGCCAGCTGCCTTAA
- the ybgF gene encoding tol-pal system protein YbgF codes for MNVKNSLLLGPAALLPLLLTACSSVYGTMPAGGGNPRDSLSARVSRLEYQLEARPGGSQGNDDLLRQINRQQADFRAELDSLRVDLQSLTGQLADQQQQQQRLFDQLNLRLNDLELRTTSPEQPPVTATPPVATAGVAALPQSASLPLAAASEATVSTTPASAPSSETALPGEPHEAQQLYDQALQQVQQQQDFTAARQLFETFVSRFPNHSLVVNAQYWIGETYYGDKKYENAILQFQDVISLFPQHPKVPAALLKQGLAFHALGDVRNARIILEKVVASYPDSGEADKARQRLANWQ; via the coding sequence ATGAACGTAAAGAATTCCCTTCTGCTTGGCCCTGCCGCCCTGCTGCCGCTGTTGCTGACGGCCTGCTCTTCCGTCTATGGCACCATGCCAGCTGGCGGTGGCAATCCGCGCGACAGTCTTAGTGCCCGTGTGTCGCGACTGGAATACCAGTTGGAGGCTCGCCCCGGCGGCAGCCAGGGCAACGACGACCTGTTGCGGCAGATCAACCGTCAGCAGGCAGATTTTCGTGCCGAACTCGACAGTCTGCGGGTTGATCTGCAAAGTCTGACCGGCCAGCTTGCCGATCAGCAACAACAGCAGCAACGGCTGTTCGACCAGCTCAATCTCAGGCTGAACGACCTCGAATTGCGTACCACTTCCCCAGAGCAGCCACCGGTCACCGCCACGCCGCCGGTAGCCACCGCCGGCGTGGCGGCGCTGCCACAATCTGCCAGCCTGCCCCTCGCCGCAGCGTCGGAAGCCACTGTCTCAACCACACCGGCATCCGCGCCTAGCAGCGAAACCGCTCTGCCCGGTGAACCCCACGAAGCCCAGCAGCTCTATGATCAGGCCTTGCAACAGGTACAGCAACAGCAGGATTTTACCGCCGCGCGCCAGCTGTTTGAAACCTTTGTCAGCCGTTTTCCCAACCACAGTCTGGTGGTCAACGCTCAATACTGGATTGGAGAAACCTATTACGGCGACAAGAAATACGAAAATGCCATCCTGCAGTTTCAGGATGTTATTTCGCTGTTTCCACAGCACCCCAAGGTGCCTGCCGCCCTGCTGAAACAAGGACTCGCCTTCCATGCCCTCGGCGATGTCCGCAACGCCCGCATCATTCTGGAAAAAGTAGTGGCCAGTTATCCTGACAGCGGCGAGGCAGACAAGGCACGTCAGCGCCTTGCTAACTGGCAATAA
- a CDS encoding response regulator encodes MNRRKRFGEVLLEEGVIRQQDLDRALVEQAVSGKRLGQILEESGIISEQDIALVLARQFGLKTIKNISQHHFSESLLDLVDSQKALEKLIFPLKVEARKLYLAMVNPLDMETLDTLSFATGLRVIPFLTTPKEIHEAINTHYLKNLETPTFDGQWRLLLIDAPQMLNAAQTALEPQGYRIATASKSSDALMAVQKNHPHLIICEIQLSGFDGVQFFQSLRKIPHSAAIPVIAQSFRATASEEAQLLDMGFFDFIAKPINGQRLAARVRRALRLVYQNPALLKQQEKSSQ; translated from the coding sequence ATGAACAGACGGAAACGATTTGGCGAAGTCTTGCTGGAAGAGGGCGTTATCCGCCAACAGGATCTCGATCGGGCGCTGGTTGAGCAGGCCGTCAGCGGCAAACGGCTGGGACAGATCCTCGAGGAATCGGGAATCATTTCCGAACAGGACATCGCCTTGGTCCTGGCCCGCCAGTTTGGTCTCAAAACCATCAAGAATATCTCCCAGCACCATTTTTCCGAGTCCCTGCTGGATCTGGTTGACAGCCAGAAAGCCCTAGAGAAGCTGATCTTTCCGTTGAAGGTGGAAGCCAGAAAGCTGTATCTGGCCATGGTCAATCCACTGGATATGGAAACCCTCGACACCCTGTCCTTCGCCACCGGCCTGCGCGTCATCCCCTTTCTGACCACACCCAAGGAAATCCACGAAGCGATCAACACCCATTACCTGAAAAACCTGGAGACCCCAACCTTTGACGGTCAGTGGCGCCTGCTGCTGATTGATGCGCCGCAGATGCTCAATGCCGCCCAGACAGCGCTGGAGCCCCAAGGCTACCGCATCGCCACCGCCAGCAAAAGCTCTGATGCCCTGATGGCGGTACAGAAAAACCACCCTCATCTGATCATCTGCGAGATTCAGCTGAGCGGTTTTGATGGCGTGCAGTTTTTCCAGTCTCTGCGCAAAATTCCGCACAGCGCCGCCATACCGGTCATTGCCCAGTCCTTCCGGGCCACCGCTAGTGAAGAAGCCCAATTACTGGACATGGGCTTCTTTGACTTCATCGCCAAGCCCATCAACGGCCAACGCTTAGCAGCGCGGGTGCGTCGTGCTTTACGTCTGGTCTATCAGAATCCGGCCTTATTGAAACAACAGGAAAAATCCAGCCAATGA
- the glmU gene encoding bifunctional UDP-N-acetylglucosamine diphosphorylase/glucosamine-1-phosphate N-acetyltransferase GlmU, with protein MNNSALASVILAAGKGTRMCSDLPKVLHPLAGRPLVSYPLQLARQLGSNRRVLVIGHGAEQLRQKCSAEGLDFVVQHEQLGTGHALQCARSVLADFQGDLLLLCGDVPLLRRESLELLLTQHRQQQAAISVLTALLDNPTGYGRILRQQDHVCRIVEEKDALADEKTIREINTGVFVFRAPLIFDLLDQLDNRNAQGEFYLTDCVALAHQRGLTVASALLVDARECLGVNDRVQLAEAGRWLRERINREHQYAGVSLEDPATTYIDADVRIGRDSLLQAGVHLRGATSIGQRCLIETGAVLQDCQLGDDCHIKAGSALEEAYLGERVIVGPMAHLRPGTVLAGHNKIGNFVETKKAQIGLRSQASHLSYIGDADLGCDINIGCGTITCNYDGVNKHKTVIEDGVFVGSDTQFIAPVTIGRNSLIGAGSTITRDVPADALALSRTEQKIVPGWRKRKRP; from the coding sequence ATGAACAATAGCGCTTTGGCCTCAGTCATTCTGGCTGCCGGCAAGGGAACCCGGATGTGCTCCGATCTGCCCAAGGTGCTCCACCCCCTGGCCGGACGGCCACTGGTCAGCTATCCCTTGCAGCTGGCCCGTCAACTTGGCAGCAACCGCAGGGTTCTGGTTATCGGCCATGGCGCCGAACAGCTCCGGCAAAAATGCTCCGCCGAGGGCCTTGATTTTGTGGTGCAACACGAACAGCTGGGCACCGGTCACGCCCTGCAATGCGCCCGGTCCGTCCTGGCGGACTTTCAGGGCGATCTGCTGCTATTATGCGGCGATGTCCCGCTGCTGCGCCGCGAAAGCCTTGAGCTGCTGCTGACACAGCACCGGCAGCAGCAGGCCGCCATCAGCGTGCTGACCGCCCTGCTGGACAACCCCACCGGCTATGGCCGAATTCTGCGGCAACAGGATCATGTCTGCCGCATCGTCGAAGAAAAAGACGCTCTGGCCGATGAAAAAACCATTCGCGAAATCAACACCGGCGTGTTTGTGTTCCGCGCGCCGTTGATCTTCGACTTGCTCGACCAGCTCGACAACCGCAACGCCCAAGGCGAATTTTATCTGACCGATTGCGTCGCGCTGGCCCACCAGCGTGGTCTGACCGTTGCCAGCGCACTGCTGGTGGATGCCCGTGAGTGTCTTGGAGTCAATGATCGTGTACAGCTGGCCGAAGCAGGTCGCTGGCTGCGTGAACGGATCAACAGAGAACATCAGTATGCCGGTGTCAGCCTGGAAGATCCCGCCACAACCTACATCGACGCCGATGTCCGCATCGGACGCGACAGCCTGCTGCAGGCAGGGGTACATCTGCGCGGCGCCACCAGTATCGGCCAGCGTTGCCTCATAGAAACCGGTGCCGTTCTGCAGGATTGTCAGTTGGGTGACGACTGCCACATCAAGGCCGGCAGCGCCCTGGAAGAAGCCTATCTGGGCGAACGGGTGATCGTCGGCCCCATGGCTCATCTGCGTCCCGGTACAGTTCTGGCTGGTCATAACAAAATCGGCAATTTTGTCGAAACCAAAAAAGCCCAGATCGGCTTGCGCTCGCAGGCCAGCCATTTGTCCTATATCGGCGATGCCGACCTCGGCTGCGATATCAACATCGGCTGCGGTACCATCACCTGCAACTACGATGGTGTCAATAAACACAAGACCGTTATCGAGGACGGTGTTTTTGTCGGCAGCGACACGCAATTCATCGCTCCAGTAACCATTGGCCGCAACAGTCTCATCGGCGCCGGCTCCACCATTACCCGCGACGTTCCGGCCGATGCCCTGGCGTTATCACGAACGGAACAAAAAATTGTTCCGGGCTGGCGCAAACGCAAGCGGCCCTAA
- the hslO gene encoding Hsp33 family molecular chaperone HslO, giving the protein MERLPDVLVRGLTADGAFRLICARTTHLTADICQRQQTDPTATVALGRLLAAGALMTGLLKPGQRLALAVEGNGPLRRLQVEGDADGRICGTIAQPVAALPPREGHYDVATAIGRAGFLRVIKDLGLKEPYQGMVQLSSSEIGEDLAHYFMVSEQTPACVNLGVLLDPQAGVDASGGFLIQVLPGCPDQALELLEQQLAQLPPLSQLLATGTEPAVILQTLFPTQSLQLYPPQPLRFSCHCNRDRAAALLASLPTKEQNALAASIAGLSVTCEYCKTQYGFTPEDLTSTARLDTP; this is encoded by the coding sequence ATGGAACGACTTCCTGATGTGCTGGTTCGCGGCCTGACCGCGGATGGTGCCTTTCGTCTGATCTGTGCCCGCACGACTCACCTAACAGCGGATATCTGCCAGCGCCAGCAAACCGATCCCACGGCAACGGTGGCCCTCGGGCGCTTGCTGGCCGCCGGCGCCCTGATGACGGGCCTGCTCAAACCGGGCCAGCGCCTGGCATTGGCCGTTGAAGGTAACGGCCCTCTGCGTCGCTTACAGGTGGAGGGTGACGCCGATGGTCGCATCTGTGGCACCATCGCCCAGCCCGTAGCCGCGCTACCGCCACGCGAAGGGCACTACGATGTGGCGACGGCGATAGGCCGTGCCGGGTTTTTACGTGTCATCAAGGATCTCGGCCTGAAAGAACCCTACCAGGGAATGGTACAACTGAGCAGCAGCGAGATCGGCGAAGATCTGGCGCACTATTTCATGGTTTCCGAGCAAACTCCGGCCTGTGTCAATCTGGGAGTACTGCTTGATCCTCAAGCCGGCGTGGACGCCAGCGGCGGTTTTCTGATCCAGGTGTTGCCGGGCTGCCCCGACCAGGCCCTCGAACTTCTTGAACAACAACTGGCCCAGCTGCCACCGCTGTCTCAGCTACTGGCTACGGGCACAGAACCGGCCGTCATTTTGCAGACCCTCTTTCCGACCCAATCCTTGCAACTGTATCCACCCCAGCCTCTGCGCTTCAGCTGCCACTGCAATCGTGACCGGGCCGCTGCTTTGTTGGCCAGCTTGCCGACAAAGGAGCAAAACGCCCTGGCCGCTTCAATTGCGGGTCTGTCGGTAACCTGTGAGTACTGCAAAACACAATATGGCTTTACCCCCGAGGATTTGACTTCGACGGCCCGGTTAGATACGCCATAA
- the nadA gene encoding quinolinate synthase NadA, with protein MEQQHQIDRIRQLARQRDALILAHNYQPEVIQQLADITGDSLALSLEAARTSKPVIVFCGVHFMAESAAVLAPQKLVLLPNAQAGCPMADMITPEDVARLRAEHPTAAVVAYVNTSAATKAASDICCTSANAVTVVNSLSEKEVILIPDRNLGRYIASRVDKICHIWDGCCPVHDELPAQALAAVKRQYPQAPVLAHPECTPSVLAQADAILSTGGMLQHVRTAAEQQFIIATERGIAVQLQKDNPAKEFIFPDYPFICEDMKRTSLDDVERCLQLLQPRIRVAEPVCSAARRALERMLAIPRD; from the coding sequence ATGGAACAGCAGCACCAGATTGATCGTATTCGCCAGCTGGCGCGCCAGCGAGACGCCCTGATTCTGGCCCATAACTATCAGCCCGAGGTTATCCAGCAGCTGGCCGATATCACCGGTGATTCCCTGGCCCTGTCACTGGAGGCGGCCCGCACCAGCAAACCGGTTATCGTGTTTTGCGGTGTCCATTTCATGGCCGAAAGTGCAGCTGTGCTGGCGCCGCAGAAGCTGGTCCTGTTGCCCAATGCCCAGGCGGGCTGTCCCATGGCCGATATGATCACGCCAGAGGATGTGGCCCGGCTGCGGGCTGAGCATCCGACAGCAGCGGTAGTGGCCTATGTGAACACCAGCGCCGCCACCAAGGCCGCCAGCGATATCTGCTGTACCAGTGCCAACGCCGTGACAGTGGTCAATTCATTGTCTGAGAAAGAGGTTATTCTGATCCCTGATCGCAATCTGGGTCGCTATATTGCCTCACGGGTCGATAAGATCTGTCATATCTGGGATGGTTGTTGCCCCGTACATGACGAATTGCCGGCCCAGGCTCTGGCCGCGGTCAAGCGGCAGTATCCCCAGGCGCCGGTGCTGGCCCATCCGGAATGCACACCGTCGGTGCTGGCGCAGGCAGACGCCATTTTGTCCACCGGTGGTATGCTGCAGCATGTGCGGACTGCGGCCGAGCAGCAGTTCATCATTGCGACGGAGCGTGGCATTGCCGTACAGCTGCAAAAGGACAATCCCGCCAAAGAGTTTATCTTTCCTGACTATCCGTTTATCTGCGAAGACATGAAGCGAACCAGCCTGGATGATGTCGAGCGTTGTCTGCAGCTGCTGCAGCCGCGTATCCGCGTTGCCGAGCCCGTGTGCAGCGCCGCCCGCCGGGCTCTTGAGCGCATGCTGGCCATCCCGCGCGACTGA